A single Staphylococcus muscae DNA region contains:
- a CDS encoding ISL3 family transposase: MCNDILKLLKIKDENIQVLKVEEDVEVRGRLSTVVYGTLSYTPKACMKCGCVNDGQIHKHGKRVSRLTLLKSQESNVYLNLAKERFKCLHCLKTFTAQTNIVDSNCFITNRVKLAIQDKLTRVQCEIDIAHDCSVSPSTVKRCIHQLSQSLIVKPSSGLPKHISIDEFKSVKNVTTAMSFLFIDNETNQIIDILEDRRIHKLKEYFYRFDRRERLAVKTVTADMYEPYINFIHEVFPNAILIFDRFHIVQHLNRELNKQRISVMNAYRYRSSTDYTKMKKHWKLFLSDRQDINSYEYFWSKSFKTYTTSRDVLTYLLSLDQQLYDTYMLVHQLREALKQCDWLRFKETLMGVEKKHVSRGVWRIIRFYKKYEYVLYSTIKYPKFNNGAIEGINNKIKLIKRVSYGYRNFNNFKARILIIFKLYQRSKKQELLSCVA, from the coding sequence ATGTGTAATGATATATTAAAACTACTAAAAATAAAAGATGAAAATATTCAAGTTCTTAAGGTGGAAGAAGATGTAGAAGTGCGTGGTCGGCTTTCTACGGTTGTTTATGGAACACTTTCTTATACACCCAAAGCTTGTATGAAGTGTGGTTGTGTCAATGATGGGCAAATCCATAAGCATGGTAAACGCGTTTCGCGTTTAACACTATTAAAATCTCAAGAATCCAATGTTTATCTTAATTTAGCGAAAGAACGCTTTAAGTGTCTACATTGTTTAAAGACTTTTACGGCTCAAACAAACATTGTTGATAGTAACTGCTTTATTACCAACCGTGTGAAATTAGCGATTCAGGATAAACTCACACGTGTACAGTGTGAGATAGATATCGCTCATGATTGTAGTGTTTCACCGAGTACAGTTAAAAGATGTATTCATCAACTCTCACAATCATTAATAGTCAAACCTTCATCTGGATTGCCAAAACATATCTCCATAGATGAGTTTAAAAGCGTTAAGAACGTGACAACAGCGATGAGTTTTTTGTTTATAGATAATGAAACGAATCAGATTATTGATATCTTAGAAGATAGACGTATTCATAAACTCAAAGAGTACTTCTATCGCTTTGATCGACGTGAACGATTAGCTGTTAAAACTGTAACTGCTGATATGTATGAACCATACATCAACTTCATTCATGAAGTATTTCCAAATGCGATTTTGATCTTTGATCGCTTTCACATTGTTCAGCACCTTAATCGTGAATTAAATAAGCAACGTATTTCTGTAATGAATGCTTATCGCTATCGATCATCAACAGATTACACGAAAATGAAAAAGCACTGGAAACTCTTTCTTTCTGACAGGCAGGATATTAATAGTTATGAATACTTTTGGTCGAAGTCTTTCAAAACGTACACAACATCAAGAGATGTTTTAACATATCTACTAAGTCTTGATCAGCAGCTCTATGACACTTATATGTTAGTTCATCAACTTCGTGAAGCATTGAAACAATGTGACTGGTTACGTTTCAAAGAAACTTTAATGGGTGTCGAAAAGAAGCATGTATCACGTGGTGTTTGGCGTATCATTCGATTCTATAAGAAATACGAGTATGTCCTTTACTCAACAATCAAGTACCCGAAGTTTAACAATGGAGCGATTGAAGGTATCAATAATAAAATTAAGCTTATTAAACGTGTATCATATGGCTATCGCAACTTTAATAACTTTAAAGCGAGAATACTCATCATTTTTAAGCTGTATCAACGTTCTAAAAAGCAAGAGCTATTAAGCTGTGTTGCATAA
- the ndk gene encoding nucleoside-diphosphate kinase — translation MERTFVMIKPDAVQRKLIGEIVQRIERKGLKLVAAKLMTVPQSLAETHYAEHKERPFYNSLISFITSAPVFAMVLEGEDAVNISRHIIGATNPSEASLGTIRGDLGLTVGRNVVHGSDSVESAEREIALWFDESEISSYTLPEDVWVYE, via the coding sequence ATGGAAAGAACATTTGTAATGATCAAGCCAGATGCGGTTCAACGTAAACTGATTGGAGAAATCGTACAGCGCATTGAACGTAAGGGGTTAAAATTAGTAGCTGCGAAGTTAATGACTGTACCGCAATCTTTAGCAGAGACACATTATGCTGAACATAAAGAAAGACCATTCTACAATAGTTTGATTAGCTTTATTACATCAGCACCTGTATTTGCGATGGTATTAGAAGGAGAAGATGCAGTTAACATCTCTCGTCATATCATCGGTGCAACAAATCCATCAGAAGCCTCACTAGGCACAATTCGTGGTGATTTAGGTTTAACAGTAGGACGCAATGTCGTTCATGGGTCAGACTCAGTTGAATCAGCTGAACGAGAAATTGCACTATGGTTTGATGAATCAGAGATTAGTTCATACACTTTACCAGAAGATGTATGGGTTTACGAATAA
- a CDS encoding demethylmenaquinone methyltransferase, with product MSKNKANKEQVHEVFQNISGKYDRLNNIISFEQHKSWRKKVMKEMNVQPGSIALDVCCGTADWTIALSHAVGPDGEVTGLDFSENMLKVGEEKTSSMDNIRLVQGDAMALPFEDNTFDYVTIGFGLRNIPDYKVALAEMYRVLKPGGMAVCLETSQPTIPVFKQAYQLYFKFIMPLFGKLFAKSKSEYEWLQQSAFDFPDRETLKKLFESVHFQNVKVKSFTGGVAAMHLAYKPNTND from the coding sequence ATGAGTAAAAACAAAGCAAACAAAGAACAAGTACATGAAGTTTTCCAAAATATTTCAGGAAAATACGATCGTTTAAATAATATTATCAGTTTTGAACAACATAAAAGTTGGCGTAAAAAAGTGATGAAAGAAATGAACGTACAACCTGGATCAATCGCTTTAGACGTTTGTTGTGGTACAGCGGATTGGACAATTGCATTAAGTCACGCCGTAGGTCCAGATGGTGAAGTAACAGGTCTTGATTTTAGTGAAAATATGTTAAAAGTCGGTGAAGAAAAAACAAGTTCAATGGACAACATTCGTCTCGTTCAAGGAGACGCAATGGCACTGCCTTTTGAAGATAATACTTTTGATTATGTGACGATTGGATTTGGATTACGTAATATTCCGGATTATAAGGTAGCATTAGCAGAGATGTATCGTGTGCTTAAACCAGGCGGTATGGCCGTATGTCTTGAAACAAGCCAACCAACAATACCAGTGTTCAAGCAAGCTTATCAACTTTACTTTAAATTTATTATGCCATTGTTTGGTAAATTATTCGCCAAGTCTAAGTCAGAATATGAATGGTTACAGCAATCAGCTTTTGACTTCCCAGATCGAGAAACATTAAAGAAATTGTTTGAAAGTGTACATTTCCAGAATGTTAAAGTTAAAAGCTTTACGGGTGGTGTTGCAGCGATGCACCTCGCTTATAAACCGAACACGAATGATTAA
- the aroC gene encoding chorismate synthase, producing MRFLTAGESHGPQLTVIVEGLPANMKVDIESLNNEMYKRQGGYGRGRRMQIEKDSVEIVSGVRHGYTLGSPITIVIKNDDFTHWRNIMGAAPISEQEEADMKRVITKPRPGHADLVGGLKYQHRDLRNVLERSSARETAARVAVGALCKQLLQQLDIDVYSRVVAIGGIHDASEYDIATIKEHVDTNDVRVVDETIAQQMRDKIDQAKQDGDSIGGVVQVIVDHMPVGIGSYVHYDRKLDGRIAQSIVGINAFKGVSFGEGFAAGDKLGSEIQDPILYDDTHGYYRASNHLGGLEGGMSNGMPLIVNGVMKPIPTLYRPLASVDINSKEPFKATIERSDSCAVPAASIVCEHAVTFEVARALLEEFESNNMSILKNQVDQRREMNINF from the coding sequence ATGAGATTTTTAACAGCTGGAGAATCGCATGGGCCACAACTGACAGTGATTGTTGAAGGGTTACCAGCAAATATGAAAGTCGATATTGAGTCTTTGAACAATGAGATGTATAAGCGACAAGGTGGGTATGGTCGTGGGCGACGTATGCAAATCGAAAAAGATAGTGTCGAGATTGTTTCGGGTGTCCGCCACGGCTATACGCTCGGTAGCCCAATTACGATTGTGATAAAAAATGATGATTTCACACATTGGCGTAATATTATGGGAGCAGCACCGATTAGCGAACAAGAAGAAGCTGATATGAAGCGCGTCATTACTAAACCAAGACCCGGTCATGCTGACTTGGTTGGAGGGCTAAAATATCAACATCGAGACTTGCGCAATGTACTCGAACGTTCATCTGCACGTGAAACTGCTGCGCGTGTCGCAGTTGGTGCATTATGTAAACAATTACTCCAACAACTAGATATCGATGTGTACAGTCGTGTCGTTGCCATTGGCGGGATTCATGACGCATCAGAATACGATATCGCAACAATTAAAGAACACGTAGACACCAATGATGTACGTGTTGTTGACGAAACAATTGCTCAACAGATGAGAGATAAGATTGATCAAGCGAAACAAGATGGAGATTCTATCGGTGGTGTTGTTCAAGTCATTGTAGATCATATGCCGGTCGGTATTGGTAGTTATGTGCATTACGACCGTAAATTGGATGGACGCATCGCTCAAAGTATCGTTGGTATTAATGCATTTAAAGGAGTATCTTTTGGAGAAGGCTTTGCAGCAGGCGACAAGTTAGGAAGCGAAATACAAGATCCAATTCTCTATGATGATACACATGGTTACTACCGTGCTTCTAATCATCTCGGTGGTTTAGAAGGTGGTATGTCGAATGGAATGCCGTTAATTGTCAATGGAGTAATGAAACCAATCCCAACATTATATCGACCATTAGCTTCTGTCGATATCAATTCAAAAGAACCGTTCAAAGCAACAATTGAACGCTCAGATAGTTGTGCAGTTCCCGCTGCAAGTATTGTTTGTGAACACGCTGTAACATTTGAAGTGGCACGTGCATTATTAGAAGAATTTGAGTCGAACAATATGTCGATTCTTAAAAATCAAGTTGATCAACGTCGTGAAATGAACATTAACTTTTAA
- the aroB gene encoding 3-dehydroquinate synthase, translating to MEFTTTYVSQNYPIIVSHHAIQKLTQYTANYQHVFVFVDEHVSTHWSSKIQEVIAYHVDETFVLPAGEQIKTFQHFQSYLEQLLSFQPSRNTCLIAIGGGAVGDFVGFLAATLLRGVDFIQVPTTILAHDSSIGGKVGINARQGKNLIGAFHRPTAVLYDLDFLTSLPPSEVLSGYGEVYKHALLNDNSFVNALETTYKDTASLLKLTNMEQYLMKGIQTKLNIVVNDEKEQGQRQWLNLGHTFGHAVEYETKIPHGHAVMIGILYQMIVSNQMLGVSHTVRRYYDYFQTLGYPLHLIDTLSFEPLLQLMKQDKKNNQSGIRMVLLKNIGDPTVKTVPIEILQQAFNHLKALRKESTTNDNID from the coding sequence ATGGAATTTACAACGACTTATGTATCTCAAAATTACCCTATCATCGTTTCACACCATGCAATTCAGAAATTGACACAATATACTGCTAACTATCAGCATGTCTTTGTGTTTGTAGATGAACACGTTTCAACACATTGGTCTTCAAAAATTCAAGAAGTAATTGCATATCATGTTGATGAGACATTTGTTTTACCTGCGGGAGAGCAGATTAAAACATTCCAACACTTCCAATCTTATTTAGAGCAGTTATTGAGTTTTCAACCAAGTAGAAATACATGTCTCATCGCCATTGGTGGTGGTGCAGTTGGAGACTTTGTCGGCTTTTTAGCTGCGACATTGTTACGTGGTGTCGACTTTATACAAGTTCCTACTACTATCTTGGCACATGATTCAAGTATTGGTGGAAAAGTAGGAATTAATGCGAGACAAGGAAAGAATTTAATCGGTGCCTTTCATAGACCAACCGCAGTGCTTTATGATTTAGACTTTTTGACATCTTTACCGCCTAGCGAAGTATTAAGCGGTTATGGGGAAGTATACAAACATGCACTCTTAAATGACAACTCATTTGTTAACGCATTAGAAACAACATACAAAGACACAGCATCATTGTTAAAATTAACTAACATGGAACAATATTTGATGAAGGGCATTCAAACAAAATTGAACATCGTCGTAAATGATGAAAAAGAACAAGGTCAACGCCAATGGTTAAATCTCGGTCATACGTTCGGACATGCAGTCGAATATGAGACAAAAATACCGCATGGACACGCTGTTATGATCGGTATTCTCTATCAAATGATTGTTTCAAATCAAATGCTTGGGGTGTCACATACAGTTCGTCGTTATTATGATTATTTTCAAACACTTGGCTATCCGCTTCACCTGATTGATACACTTTCTTTTGAGCCGTTATTACAACTGATGAAACAAGATAAGAAAAATAATCAATCAGGTATACGTATGGTTTTACTCAAAAATATTGGTGATCCAACTGTCAAAACCGTTCCAATTGAGATACTACAACAAGCTTTTAATCACTTGAAAGCGCTAAGAAAGGAGTCTACTACAAATGACAACATTGATTGA
- a CDS encoding polyprenyl synthetase family protein: protein MSKINLNQEIKTIEKRLQSLIKSDDPILESAANHLLKSGGKRVRPLFVILSSYAGPDQANESAYRVATALELIHMATLVHDDVIDYSDKRRGKKTIEKQWDKPTAILTGNFLLARALEYLSYIEDPRIHRTLSSAITEVCRGELFQFQDQFRSDQSMTNYLRRINRKTALLIQLSTEVGAMTSDADAQTVRTMRQIGHYIGMSFQIIDDILDFTSTTEKLGKPVGSDLRNGHLTLPVLLEMRQDKIFKQKVALLHQDADAELFEECIAQIRRSDVIAQSKEISAQYLNKATQQLDSLSNDALKPLFQKIIHKLQHRIR from the coding sequence ATGTCGAAAATTAATTTAAATCAAGAAATAAAGACAATTGAAAAAAGGCTTCAGTCATTGATTAAAAGCGATGATCCAATTTTGGAATCTGCCGCTAATCATTTATTAAAATCCGGGGGAAAGCGAGTAAGACCTTTATTTGTCATCTTGAGTAGCTATGCTGGCCCAGATCAAGCGAATGAATCTGCGTATCGCGTTGCAACTGCTCTCGAGCTGATTCATATGGCAACGCTTGTGCATGATGATGTGATTGATTATAGTGACAAACGTCGTGGTAAAAAAACGATTGAAAAACAATGGGATAAACCAACTGCTATTTTGACAGGAAATTTCTTACTCGCACGTGCATTAGAATATTTATCTTATATCGAGGATCCACGCATCCATCGTACATTGTCATCGGCAATCACTGAAGTTTGTCGTGGAGAACTTTTTCAATTTCAAGACCAATTCCGATCTGATCAATCGATGACGAATTATTTGCGTAGAATCAATCGAAAAACTGCTTTGCTCATTCAATTATCTACCGAAGTCGGAGCGATGACTTCCGATGCTGACGCACAAACAGTTCGCACGATGCGCCAAATCGGTCATTATATCGGCATGAGCTTCCAAATTATTGATGATATATTGGACTTTACAAGTACAACAGAGAAGTTAGGTAAACCTGTCGGCAGCGACTTGCGTAACGGTCATTTAACATTACCTGTACTATTAGAAATGCGCCAAGATAAGATATTTAAACAAAAAGTTGCATTGCTTCATCAAGACGCAGATGCCGAATTGTTTGAAGAATGTATTGCACAAATTAGACGTTCTGATGTGATAGCACAGTCAAAAGAGATAAGTGCACAATATCTAAACAAAGCAACACAACAACTCGATTCATTATCAAATGATGCATTGAAACCACTTTTCCAAAAAATCATTCATAAACTACAACATCGCATTCGTTAA
- a CDS encoding heptaprenyl diphosphate synthase component 1 — protein sequence MSNTYQLLEQQINQRLDRIEQPQVIHINHALSHVLDPLHIPIQAKLACLSIDTSLKHLDEVSYHGIERDGILIGDLLSAHYYTLLSELDNTEFQLKMSQAIVKINELKSSLQHQADYIPQSQVVEIIYQIETLLLQQVLDVYQPDKMAGAITATLIKELQVTDLSYLTLFDSETSDILFRQLQEKYTN from the coding sequence ATGTCAAATACGTATCAGTTACTCGAACAACAAATTAATCAACGTTTAGACAGAATAGAACAACCGCAAGTGATACATATCAATCATGCGTTGAGTCATGTGCTTGACCCGTTACATATTCCGATCCAAGCAAAACTTGCATGTCTCTCAATTGATACCTCGTTGAAACACCTCGATGAAGTCAGTTATCATGGGATTGAACGAGATGGAATTCTCATTGGAGATTTATTAAGTGCACATTATTACACGTTGCTGTCAGAACTAGACAATACAGAATTTCAATTAAAAATGAGCCAAGCAATCGTTAAAATCAATGAGCTGAAGTCATCATTACAACATCAGGCTGATTATATCCCACAATCGCAAGTTGTCGAAATCATCTATCAGATTGAAACATTGTTGTTGCAACAAGTCTTAGATGTGTATCAACCTGATAAGATGGCAGGTGCAATCACTGCGACACTTATCAAAGAATTACAAGTAACAGATCTCAGCTATCTCACACTATTTGATAGTGAGACATCGGATATTCTATTTCGCCAGTTACAAGAAAAATATACAAACTAA
- a CDS encoding HU family DNA-binding protein — MNKTDLINAVAEQADLTKKDASLAVDAVFESIQNSLAKGDKVQLIGFGNFEVRERAARKGRNPQTGKEIDIPASKVPAFKAGKALKDAVK, encoded by the coding sequence ATGAACAAAACAGACTTAATCAACGCGGTTGCTGAACAAGCAGACTTAACTAAAAAAGATGCGAGCTTAGCAGTTGATGCCGTTTTCGAATCAATTCAAAACTCACTAGCTAAAGGTGACAAAGTACAATTAATCGGTTTCGGAAACTTCGAAGTACGTGAACGTGCTGCTCGTAAAGGACGCAACCCACAAACAGGTAAAGAAATCGACATCCCTGCAAGCAAAGTACCAGCTTTCAAAGCAGGTAAAGCTTTAAAAGACGCAGTTAAATAA